A window from Herbaspirillum sp. meg3 encodes these proteins:
- a CDS encoding DUF2846 domain-containing protein, translated as MPHQKKMAGPGLGRVAALLFIAAAVLLSGCARAPRAGTPLKPVDERKGDVYIYRIKSDIARAQPFYTTADGHIGPMLENGSYVVLHLDPGKHNIVVSPGPWGFNRGLTIQVKAGERSYYQFDFTPDPEDKLHFEDTVLRHRPADAGKADVALLPGVAPRINDRRSSFRRTTYAGLSDVVSLPAVNDRGRIGYEKWLKQRLPRAFVISSNGGWVSTWGLSVIDAPGISDPSTRAMQRCARWRNVVCQMYAVNNSVVWTPLPAKMIAAERKRRQGEKKTDDMDSDRDAMSTDQDESSVQSTTQPVSLPSLEPIIIE; from the coding sequence ATGCCACATCAGAAAAAAATGGCCGGTCCGGGACTGGGCCGTGTTGCTGCTCTTCTTTTCATTGCCGCCGCCGTATTGCTGTCAGGCTGTGCCCGTGCTCCGCGCGCCGGCACGCCGTTGAAGCCGGTGGATGAGCGCAAGGGCGATGTTTATATCTATCGCATCAAATCAGACATCGCCAGAGCGCAACCGTTTTATACCACTGCTGACGGTCACATCGGACCAATGCTGGAAAACGGTAGCTACGTTGTTTTGCATCTGGATCCCGGCAAGCACAACATTGTCGTGAGCCCCGGGCCATGGGGTTTCAATCGCGGCCTCACAATTCAGGTGAAGGCGGGCGAGCGCAGCTACTATCAGTTCGATTTCACACCGGATCCGGAAGACAAGCTGCACTTTGAAGATACGGTGCTGCGTCATCGCCCTGCTGATGCGGGCAAGGCGGATGTCGCCTTGCTGCCGGGAGTGGCGCCACGCATCAACGACCGCCGCAGCAGCTTCCGTCGCACCACCTATGCCGGTCTGAGTGATGTGGTGTCGCTGCCGGCGGTGAACGACAGAGGGCGTATCGGCTACGAGAAATGGCTCAAGCAAAGATTGCCGCGCGCCTTTGTCATCTCCAGCAATGGCGGATGGGTTTCCACATGGGGCTTGAGCGTGATCGATGCGCCGGGCATCTCGGATCCTTCCACGCGCGCAATGCAGCGTTGCGCGCGATGGCGCAATGTTGTGTGCCAGATGTATGCGGTCAATAACAGCGTGGTCTGGACGCCTTTGCCTGCGAAGATGATTGCAGCGGAGCGTAAGCGACGTCAGGGCGAGAAAAAGACTGACGACATGGATTCGGATCGTGATGCGATGTCAACGGATCAGGATGAAAGCAGCGTGCAGTCCACGACGCAGCCGGTGTCATTGCCATCGCTCGAACCGATCATTATCGAGTAA
- a CDS encoding 2-keto-4-pentenoate hydratase, which yields MTRHIDTQGIAVQMKDAQDKVRQIATITSQEPAFDVATAYQVADLVHQARLEQGAAAAGRKIGFTNAAMWARYGVEEPVWGHMYDSSIVYLPGSQGECSLARFAEPKIEPEIALHFHKAPPENADIAALVDCIDWIAPAFEIVQSHYPGWQFKAADTVADGGLHGMLFVGERISLAALGSEALEQLATCSVTLRCDGAVRETGRGSNALGSPLAAMAHLIAVIAKQAIQRPVQANEVVTTGTLTAAFPVSAGEVWNMELEGIALRGIGLKFIA from the coding sequence ATGACACGCCACATCGATACGCAAGGCATCGCCGTGCAAATGAAAGATGCGCAAGACAAGGTGCGCCAGATTGCCACCATCACATCGCAAGAACCGGCATTTGATGTCGCTACGGCATACCAAGTGGCGGATCTTGTGCATCAGGCAAGATTGGAACAAGGCGCCGCTGCTGCAGGCCGCAAGATCGGCTTTACCAACGCCGCCATGTGGGCGCGATATGGCGTGGAAGAACCCGTCTGGGGCCACATGTACGACAGCAGCATCGTTTATCTGCCGGGCTCGCAAGGCGAATGCAGCCTGGCCCGTTTCGCCGAACCGAAGATCGAACCGGAAATCGCCCTGCATTTTCACAAGGCGCCACCTGAAAATGCCGACATCGCGGCATTGGTCGACTGCATTGACTGGATTGCTCCCGCTTTCGAAATCGTGCAGTCCCATTACCCCGGCTGGCAGTTCAAAGCTGCCGACACCGTTGCCGATGGCGGTCTGCACGGCATGCTGTTTGTCGGAGAACGCATCTCGCTTGCCGCACTCGGCAGCGAAGCACTGGAGCAACTGGCAACATGTTCCGTCACGCTGCGCTGCGATGGCGCGGTACGCGAAACCGGCAGGGGATCAAATGCGCTCGGCAGCCCGCTCGCCGCGATGGCGCACCTGATCGCAGTGATTGCAAAGCAAGCGATCCAACGTCCGGTTCAGGCCAATGAAGTCGTGACGACGGGTACGCTCACGGCAGCGTTTCCGGTGAGTGCGGGGGAGGTATGGAATATGGAGCTGGAGGGGATTGCCTTGCGCGGAATAGGCTTGAAGTTTATTGCCTGA
- the arfB gene encoding alternative ribosome rescue aminoacyl-tRNA hydrolase ArfB, protein MAILTLFITDEEVELTAIRAQGAGGQNVNKVSSAIHLRFDIRASSLPDDVKQRLLALRDHRISKEGVVIIKAQAHRSQEKNKADALLRLQEMLAVIAHVPVLRRPTRPTRSSQRKRLQTKTLRGEIKSMRGKVRD, encoded by the coding sequence ATCGCCATCCTCACCCTCTTCATCACCGACGAAGAAGTCGAACTCACCGCTATCCGCGCACAAGGTGCGGGCGGGCAGAACGTCAACAAGGTATCGAGCGCCATTCATCTGCGGTTCGATATCCGCGCGTCGTCCTTGCCGGATGATGTGAAGCAGCGTCTGCTGGCGTTGCGGGATCATCGCATCAGCAAGGAGGGGGTAGTCATCATCAAAGCCCAGGCGCATCGCAGTCAGGAAAAGAACAAGGCCGATGCCTTGCTGCGCTTGCAGGAGATGTTGGCCGTTATCGCCCACGTGCCGGTGTTGCGCAGGCCGACTCGTCCCACCCGCAGTTCGCAGCGCAAACGCTTGCAGACGAAGACGCTGCGCGGTGAGATCAAATCGATGCGGGGGAAAGTGCGTGATTGA
- a CDS encoding glutathione S-transferase family protein, which yields MIKILGKATSINVRKVLWCCDELNLSFQREDWGSGFQSTQVPEFLALNPNALVPVIDDDGFILWESNSIIRYLANRYGNDNFYPRHPQARACVDQWMDWQATNLNNAWSYAFLSLVRNSPAHQDPQQLAASVAGWNKHIGILEQRLQSTGAYIAGDRFTLADIPIGLSVNRWRATRLDHPDYPAVAAYFQRLNEHPGFIRHGNNGTP from the coding sequence ATGATCAAGATCCTCGGAAAAGCCACCTCCATCAATGTCCGCAAAGTCCTCTGGTGCTGCGACGAACTGAACCTGTCCTTTCAGCGTGAAGACTGGGGCAGCGGATTTCAGTCCACTCAGGTGCCGGAATTTCTCGCGCTCAACCCGAATGCGCTGGTGCCGGTGATCGACGACGACGGCTTCATCCTGTGGGAGTCCAACAGCATCATCCGCTATCTCGCCAATCGTTACGGCAACGACAATTTCTATCCGCGTCATCCCCAGGCACGCGCCTGCGTCGACCAATGGATGGACTGGCAGGCGACCAATCTGAACAACGCCTGGAGCTATGCTTTCCTGTCGCTGGTACGTAACTCGCCGGCACATCAGGATCCGCAGCAACTGGCCGCATCCGTCGCCGGCTGGAACAAGCACATCGGCATCCTTGAGCAGCGCTTGCAATCGACTGGTGCCTACATTGCCGGCGACCGTTTCACGCTAGCCGACATTCCCATCGGCTTGTCCGTCAATCGCTGGCGCGCCACACGGCTGGACCATCCTGATTATCCTGCCGTGGCGGCATATTTTCAGCGGCTCAATGAGCATCCCGGCTTTATCCGGCATGGCAACAACGGCACGCCCTGA
- a CDS encoding S1C family serine protease, translated as MPDKKTKNMSSLSRRDFRSSPLLVAATAAVIGLVALPQSAYAARWQEVGENETSLDKSYIDVDSVRQDGNIRVAQFMTVYEKARVNAHDIKMDRYVQRTAFDCVNKTISLISTVGYLDGQRVGFSPVRTDWIKNFQPLADTPFAQRSFTLACTVPIQAAQATKPSVPVAPLAPPRQKSSSGTGIIVNRDGYILTNNHVVDGCKSLTVKASNGDTIRILAELEAIDRTNDLALIKSLQPFNQAASFRMPAKPVRLGEEIGVIGYPLPGILSSEPKATFGQINSLAGINNNRAHLQISAPIQPGNSGGPVLDTSGAVIGVVVSSVAMAMSQAIGSVPQNVNFAIRGEVAQNFLTAHHVNFIIAEPGKRLATDEIAENGLQFTVQILCN; from the coding sequence ATGCCAGACAAGAAAACCAAGAACATGTCCTCTCTCTCTCGCCGCGATTTCCGTTCTTCGCCGCTTCTGGTTGCGGCAACAGCAGCCGTGATCGGCCTTGTCGCCTTGCCTCAGTCGGCGTATGCCGCCCGCTGGCAAGAAGTCGGCGAAAACGAAACCTCACTGGATAAGAGCTATATCGATGTCGATTCCGTCAGACAAGACGGAAACATCCGCGTGGCGCAGTTCATGACCGTCTATGAAAAGGCACGCGTCAATGCGCACGACATCAAGATGGACCGCTACGTCCAGAGGACAGCGTTTGATTGCGTCAACAAGACGATCTCGCTGATTTCGACGGTCGGCTATCTGGATGGCCAGCGCGTCGGCTTCAGTCCGGTGCGCACCGACTGGATAAAAAACTTCCAGCCGCTGGCAGATACACCGTTCGCGCAACGTTCTTTCACCCTCGCCTGCACTGTCCCGATACAAGCTGCCCAGGCAACCAAGCCGTCGGTGCCTGTGGCTCCACTAGCACCACCAAGACAGAAATCCAGCAGCGGCACCGGCATCATCGTCAACCGGGACGGCTACATCCTGACCAACAACCATGTCGTCGATGGCTGCAAATCACTCACGGTGAAAGCCAGCAATGGCGACACGATAAGAATACTGGCCGAGTTGGAAGCCATTGACCGGACAAACGATCTGGCGCTGATCAAGTCGTTGCAGCCATTCAATCAGGCGGCCAGTTTCCGCATGCCGGCAAAGCCGGTCAGGCTGGGCGAAGAAATCGGTGTCATCGGCTATCCGCTGCCGGGCATTTTGTCGAGTGAACCGAAAGCCACATTCGGGCAAATCAATTCACTCGCCGGCATCAACAACAATCGCGCGCATTTACAAATTTCTGCCCCTATCCAACCCGGCAACAGCGGCGGCCCGGTGCTCGACACCAGCGGCGCCGTCATCGGCGTGGTGGTGTCATCGGTGGCAATGGCGATGTCGCAGGCGATAGGCTCCGTGCCGCAGAATGTGAACTTCGCCATTCGCGGCGAAGTGGCGCAAAACTTCCTGACTGCACATCACGTCAACTTCATCATCGCGGAGCCGGGCAAAAGATTGGCGACGGATGAGATCGCGGAGAACGGCCTGCAATTTACTGTGCAGATCCTGTGTAATTGA
- the trmB gene encoding tRNA (guanosine(46)-N7)-methyltransferase TrmB has translation MSENKSGKPLFYDPTEHRIRSFVTRAGRLSGAQARAIEELGPQFLLPYAKETLDIDAAFGRSAPTVFEIGFGMGDTSAKIAADMPEKNFIGVEVHTPGVGSLLKQIGEQSLTNMRLIQHDAVEVLTNMIAPGSLAGAHVFFPDPWHKARHNKRRLIQGPLVSLLASRIAPGGYLHCATDWEEYAIQMLEVLGAEPTLKNSTDAAEGYAPRPDYRPVTKFENRGLRLGHGVWDLVFIKQP, from the coding sequence ATGTCAGAAAACAAATCCGGCAAACCGCTTTTTTACGATCCGACCGAACATCGCATCCGCAGCTTCGTCACACGTGCAGGTCGCTTGTCGGGCGCGCAGGCGCGCGCTATTGAGGAGCTGGGGCCGCAGTTCTTGTTGCCGTATGCAAAGGAGACGCTGGATATCGATGCAGCCTTTGGACGCTCGGCCCCGACGGTGTTTGAGATCGGCTTCGGCATGGGCGACACCAGCGCGAAGATTGCGGCGGATATGCCGGAGAAGAATTTCATCGGCGTGGAAGTGCATACGCCGGGTGTGGGTAGTCTGCTGAAGCAGATCGGTGAGCAGAGTCTGACCAATATGCGTCTGATCCAGCACGATGCGGTGGAAGTGTTGACCAACATGATTGCACCTGGCTCACTGGCAGGCGCGCATGTGTTCTTTCCGGATCCGTGGCACAAGGCGCGTCACAACAAGCGCCGTCTGATTCAGGGGCCGCTGGTGAGTCTGCTGGCGTCGCGCATTGCGCCGGGCGGTTACCTGCATTGCGCCACCGACTGGGAAGAGTATGCGATCCAGATGCTGGAAGTACTGGGTGCGGAGCCGACGCTGAAGAACAGCACCGACGCCGCTGAAGGCTATGCCCCGCGTCCCGACTACCGCCCTGTCACCAAGTTTGAAAACCGCGGCCTGCGCTTGGGACATGGTGTTTGGGATCTGGTGTTCATCAAACAGCCTTGA
- a CDS encoding trimeric intracellular cation channel family protein: MLLHTIYLIAITAEAMSGAIMGIRREMDLFGICLIGTVTALGGGTVRDILIGHYPLSWVAHPEYLAFTICAAVVTAIAARKMHHFKSAFLIVDALGLVAFTIIGCDIARAFSEFNPFVVVIFGMITGVFGGLLRDVLCNQIPLVLQREVYASVSLVTGGLYVGLLWLDVNANVASLSALGVGFVFRLLAIRYHWMLPRFNEKDVQGFE; the protein is encoded by the coding sequence ATGCTGCTGCATACCATCTATCTGATCGCCATCACGGCCGAGGCCATGTCCGGTGCCATCATGGGCATTCGCCGCGAGATGGACTTGTTCGGCATCTGCCTGATCGGCACGGTCACCGCGCTCGGCGGCGGCACGGTACGCGACATCCTGATCGGTCACTATCCGCTGAGCTGGGTCGCGCATCCGGAGTACCTTGCCTTTACCATCTGCGCCGCCGTCGTCACTGCGATTGCCGCACGCAAGATGCATCATTTCAAGTCGGCATTTTTGATTGTCGACGCGCTAGGGCTGGTCGCCTTCACGATTATCGGCTGCGATATCGCGAGAGCATTTTCAGAATTCAATCCCTTTGTTGTCGTCATTTTCGGCATGATCACCGGCGTGTTCGGCGGCCTGCTGCGCGACGTACTGTGCAATCAGATTCCGCTGGTGCTGCAACGCGAGGTCTATGCCAGTGTGTCGCTGGTGACCGGTGGTCTGTATGTGGGATTGCTGTGGCTGGACGTCAACGCCAACGTGGCGTCACTCAGTGCGCTGGGCGTGGGATTTGTGTTCCGGCTGCTGGCGATCCGCTATCACTGGATGCTGCCGCGCTTCAACGAGAAGGACGTGCAGGGTTTTGAGTGA
- a CDS encoding GGDEF domain-containing protein, with product MTRAAKETKTTATSLPDRKISATRMSIAYAGGVAVMALLFLAAYFLLGNIIIEQRGAAQRIHLVEQQRMLSQRIALLSTDLYVGDTSTSDALQDAVTQMERAQDILTGKGDPAGSQLNAAEHELYFVGSNALDTEVRSFLDDSRRFIGATTMNAGNEAYRALQHHSRDLLLPALDRAQALFAGQADARIEQARTAQLAVLVAFFITLVLEAVLIFRPMITKIRRYNAHLYEMATRDPLTGLANRRQFDEYANREFRLARRTAKPLSMAVCDIDEFEQINKTHGRAVGDAVLRRFGELAARILRDTDIISRVGGEEFALALPVMNLHGAMIIAEKLRRGMAENQSENLPPFTISVGVAVSEHGDKTMNDLLQRADSALQMAKSEGRNRISCLNRPLREQQQDNGTVSPNTAITS from the coding sequence ATGACACGTGCGGCCAAAGAAACCAAAACAACGGCAACCAGCTTGCCCGACAGAAAGATCAGCGCCACCCGGATGAGCATTGCCTATGCGGGCGGTGTGGCAGTGATGGCGCTGCTGTTTCTGGCAGCATATTTTCTTCTTGGCAATATCATCATCGAACAACGTGGCGCAGCGCAGCGCATCCATCTGGTCGAACAGCAGCGCATGCTGTCGCAACGCATTGCGCTGCTCAGCACGGATCTGTACGTCGGCGACACGTCCACCAGCGATGCTTTGCAGGATGCCGTCACCCAGATGGAGCGGGCGCAGGATATTCTCACCGGTAAAGGCGACCCTGCCGGCAGCCAACTCAATGCGGCCGAACATGAGTTGTATTTTGTCGGCAGCAACGCGCTCGATACGGAAGTGCGCAGTTTTCTGGATGACTCACGCCGTTTCATTGGCGCGACCACGATGAACGCCGGCAACGAGGCTTATCGGGCGCTGCAACACCATTCGCGGGATCTGCTGTTGCCTGCGCTCGATCGTGCGCAGGCGCTGTTCGCCGGGCAGGCTGACGCGCGCATTGAACAGGCTCGCACGGCGCAACTGGCGGTACTAGTCGCGTTTTTTATCACACTGGTGCTGGAAGCGGTGCTGATTTTCCGCCCCATGATCACGAAAATCCGCCGCTACAATGCGCATCTCTATGAGATGGCTACCCGTGACCCGCTCACCGGGCTCGCCAATCGGCGCCAGTTCGATGAATATGCCAACCGTGAATTCCGGCTGGCGCGTCGCACCGCAAAACCTTTGTCGATGGCGGTCTGCGATATCGATGAGTTCGAGCAGATCAATAAAACCCATGGGCGCGCCGTCGGCGACGCGGTGCTACGCCGCTTCGGCGAACTGGCAGCGCGCATCTTGCGCGACACCGACATCATCAGCCGTGTCGGCGGCGAAGAATTTGCATTGGCGCTGCCTGTCATGAATCTGCATGGAGCGATGATCATCGCCGAAAAACTGCGTCGCGGTATGGCGGAGAATCAAAGCGAGAACCTGCCGCCATTTACTATCAGCGTTGGCGTGGCAGTCAGTGAACACGGCGACAAGACGATGAATGACCTCTTGCAGCGTGCCGACAGCGCGTTGCAAATGGCCAAGTCAGAGGGACGGAATCGTATTTCCTGTTTAAACAGACCGCTGAGAGAACAGCAACAGGACAACGGTACTGTGTCTCCCAACACTGCTATCACTTCCTGA
- a CDS encoding LysR family transcriptional regulator, with product MQKSTNLPVAALALDQLSWDDVRYFLCLARSGSLSAAARLLAVEHSTVARRIGALETAIQLRLFDRLPRGWQLTDEGKTLLEAAERIELEAHAFGRAIQGMTAMQGTVRLSAPPALSSHFLMPLMAQRYKEWEGIQLDLVGEIRAANLHRRDADLALRLSRPEEPGLMARRLGSAGYGLYGSSRWKRVACAKRQYIGYGEALQGGPHRAWLAQCADGAPYVLAASDFAILHQACRSGLGLTILPHFIARNDEALIEFDSGLDAMQRDIWLTVHPDLRRSPRVQRIAGLLAQIVQEQAALLD from the coding sequence GTGCAAAAATCAACCAATCTGCCTGTCGCCGCGCTCGCCCTGGATCAACTCTCCTGGGATGACGTCCGCTACTTCCTGTGCCTGGCGCGCAGCGGCAGCCTGTCGGCAGCGGCACGTCTGCTGGCGGTGGAACACTCGACCGTGGCACGGCGTATCGGCGCATTGGAAACCGCCATCCAGTTGCGCTTGTTTGATCGTCTGCCGCGCGGCTGGCAGTTGACCGATGAAGGCAAGACCTTGCTCGAAGCCGCCGAGCGCATCGAGCTGGAAGCACACGCTTTCGGCCGCGCCATCCAGGGCATGACGGCAATGCAAGGTACGGTGCGGCTGTCGGCGCCGCCGGCTTTGTCCAGCCATTTTCTGATGCCGCTGATGGCGCAAAGATACAAAGAGTGGGAAGGCATACAGCTGGATCTGGTCGGCGAAATCCGCGCTGCCAATCTGCACCGGCGCGATGCCGACCTGGCGCTGCGCTTGTCGCGCCCGGAAGAACCCGGCCTGATGGCGCGCCGTCTCGGCAGCGCCGGATACGGACTGTATGGCAGCAGCCGCTGGAAACGCGTAGCGTGTGCGAAGCGGCAATACATCGGCTATGGCGAAGCGCTGCAAGGCGGTCCGCATCGTGCCTGGCTGGCGCAGTGCGCGGATGGTGCACCGTATGTGTTGGCCGCCAGCGACTTTGCCATCCTGCATCAGGCTTGCCGGTCGGGATTGGGACTGACCATCCTGCCGCATTTCATCGCACGCAACGACGAAGCCCTGATCGAGTTCGACAGCGGACTGGATGCCATGCAGCGCGACATCTGGCTCACCGTCCATCCGGATCTGCGGCGCTCGCCACGGGTACAACGCATTGCCGGGTTGCTGGCCCAGATCGTTCAGGAGCAGGCGGCCTTGCTGGACTGA
- a CDS encoding methyl-accepting chemotaxis protein yields MKLTDLRIGTRLGLLAALLLLATIFVGVRGWMTLNDSFEQNTQAMQKAATIERAIDSARSAQVQFKIQVQEWKNTLLRGKDAESFNKYRQAFIDEGKATQVNLDKLTSLLPALGMSTDKLKQAQQAHADLGVKYLAALQKEYKPEDRDSVGRVDDAVKGADRLPTQMIDDIVADVRKSADKFREEIALDAASDYREARLTLVVSIVLALTLGSIVTFWLVTSITRPLNTAVVIAQTVAAGDLRSEVVVSGKDETAQLLQALKDMNDNLVGIVSEVRVSTNTIATASTEIALGNQDLSSRTEEQAGSLEETAASMEEITSTVQKNAENTHQANKLAADASGVAVKGGEMVAAVVDTMNAIEQSSHKIVDIIGVIDGIAFQTNILALNAAVEAARAGEQGRGFAVVASEVRTLAQRSATAAKEIKELISDSVSKVSTGTSLVGNAGQTMQEIVVAVAQVAEIMDEITRANSEQSAGIDEVNRAVVQMDLVTQQNAALVEEAAAAAESLQDQAAGLARAVSVFKLRA; encoded by the coding sequence ATGAAGCTGACCGATCTCAGGATAGGTACACGTCTCGGTTTGCTGGCGGCGTTGTTGCTGCTGGCAACCATCTTCGTAGGCGTTCGGGGCTGGATGACGCTCAACGATAGCTTTGAGCAGAACACCCAGGCAATGCAAAAGGCCGCGACCATCGAGCGAGCCATCGACTCCGCCCGCAGTGCCCAGGTGCAATTCAAGATCCAGGTGCAGGAGTGGAAGAACACCTTGCTGCGCGGCAAGGATGCCGAATCCTTCAACAAATACCGCCAGGCCTTCATCGACGAGGGCAAAGCCACGCAGGTCAATCTGGACAAGCTCACCAGCTTGCTGCCGGCGCTGGGCATGAGCACCGACAAACTGAAGCAGGCCCAGCAGGCGCATGCCGATCTTGGCGTTAAATATCTCGCCGCCCTCCAGAAGGAATACAAGCCTGAAGACCGCGACAGCGTAGGGCGTGTCGATGACGCCGTCAAAGGCGCAGACCGCCTGCCGACGCAGATGATCGACGACATCGTCGCCGACGTCCGCAAGTCAGCCGACAAATTCCGCGAAGAGATCGCGCTGGATGCCGCGTCGGATTACCGGGAGGCACGGCTGACGCTAGTGGTGTCCATCGTGCTGGCGCTGACACTCGGCAGCATCGTCACCTTCTGGCTGGTGACCAGCATCACGCGTCCACTCAACACCGCCGTCGTCATCGCGCAGACCGTGGCTGCAGGGGACTTGCGCTCGGAAGTAGTCGTCAGCGGCAAGGACGAGACCGCCCAACTGCTACAGGCGCTCAAAGACATGAACGACAACCTGGTCGGCATCGTCAGCGAAGTGCGCGTCAGCACCAACACCATCGCCACCGCCTCGACCGAAATCGCCCTGGGCAATCAGGATTTGTCGTCACGCACCGAAGAGCAGGCCGGTTCTCTCGAAGAAACTGCCGCCTCCATGGAAGAGATCACCTCCACCGTGCAGAAGAACGCTGAGAACACGCATCAAGCCAACAAGCTCGCTGCCGATGCCTCCGGCGTGGCAGTAAAAGGTGGTGAGATGGTCGCCGCCGTGGTCGACACCATGAACGCCATCGAACAAAGTTCGCACAAGATCGTCGATATCATCGGCGTCATTGACGGCATTGCGTTCCAGACCAACATCCTCGCGCTCAACGCTGCGGTCGAAGCCGCCCGTGCCGGAGAACAGGGCAGAGGTTTCGCCGTGGTTGCATCAGAAGTGCGCACACTGGCCCAACGCAGTGCAACCGCCGCTAAAGAGATCAAGGAGCTCATCAGCGACTCGGTATCCAAAGTCAGCACCGGCACCAGCCTGGTCGGCAACGCCGGCCAGACCATGCAAGAGATCGTTGTCGCCGTCGCCCAGGTCGCAGAGATCATGGACGAGATCACCCGCGCCAACAGTGAGCAAAGCGCAGGCATCGACGAAGTCAACCGGGCAGTCGTGCAAATGGATCTGGTCACGCAGCAGAACGCCGCGCTGGTGGAAGAAGCCGCCGCAGCAGCAGAAAGTCTGCAGGATCAGGCGGCCGGGTTGGCGCGTGCAGTGAGTGTGTTCAAACTGCGCGCCTAA